The Bremerella cremea genome has a window encoding:
- the ccoG gene encoding cytochrome c oxidase accessory protein CcoG has product MSDPLLVPDEHVLSTLESDGSRRWLFPRLSAGFYWKARRIVGYALIALFVALPHLRINGKPSILLDITQREFTIFGTTFLPTDTLLLALLMLSVFLTIILLTALFGRVWCGWACPQTVYLEFVYRPIERFFMGTTGRGGVPSKKLPQIRRVAMYAVYLLLSMALAHTFLAYFVGVERLQVWVTQSPFEHPAPFFVMALTTGLMMFDFVFFREQLCLIACPYGRFQSVLLDRNSLIVAYDHVRGEPRGKLKHELPIVNNEQGDCIDCHLCVRTCPTGIDIRDGLQMECVHCTQCIDACDEIMTRINKPTGLIRYSSQDAIEGGKQKFLRARVIIYPVLLAIVVSVLVFNLANKKSFDTTLIRGNGLPFSVNQQGLVDNTFQVKIVNRLEKNDTFKFAIEPEFLNLKVPDDVTLSPKETQSIPVTVTAEKADFEVGKIHAKLTITSTDNQQTRVIKCQLFGP; this is encoded by the coding sequence ATGAGCGACCCGCTGTTAGTCCCAGATGAGCATGTGCTTTCGACGTTAGAATCGGACGGTTCGCGTCGTTGGCTGTTTCCCCGCTTGTCGGCCGGCTTCTACTGGAAGGCCCGACGGATCGTCGGATACGCGTTAATCGCGCTGTTCGTCGCATTGCCTCATCTGCGGATTAACGGGAAGCCCAGCATTCTGCTGGATATCACGCAGCGTGAGTTCACGATTTTTGGAACCACGTTCCTGCCGACCGACACCTTGCTGTTAGCGTTGTTGATGCTCAGTGTTTTTCTGACCATCATTCTGCTAACCGCTTTGTTCGGACGGGTGTGGTGTGGTTGGGCTTGCCCGCAGACCGTTTATCTGGAATTCGTCTATCGTCCGATCGAGCGTTTCTTTATGGGAACCACCGGTCGAGGAGGCGTGCCGAGCAAGAAGCTACCGCAGATTCGCAGAGTGGCCATGTATGCGGTGTACTTGCTGTTGTCGATGGCTTTGGCCCATACCTTTTTGGCGTACTTCGTCGGGGTGGAACGGCTTCAGGTGTGGGTGACACAGTCCCCCTTCGAGCACCCGGCACCGTTCTTTGTGATGGCCCTGACGACCGGCTTGATGATGTTCGACTTTGTCTTCTTCCGCGAACAGCTTTGTTTGATCGCGTGCCCTTATGGACGCTTTCAATCGGTGCTGTTGGATCGTAACTCACTAATTGTGGCTTACGATCATGTCCGGGGCGAACCACGTGGCAAGCTGAAGCACGAACTGCCGATCGTCAACAACGAGCAGGGCGATTGCATCGATTGTCATTTGTGCGTCCGAACGTGTCCCACGGGAATCGATATCCGCGATGGGCTGCAGATGGAATGTGTCCACTGCACCCAATGTATCGATGCTTGTGACGAGATTATGACGCGAATCAACAAGCCAACCGGTTTGATTCGCTATTCGAGCCAAGACGCGATCGAAGGGGGCAAGCAGAAATTCCTGCGGGCCCGCGTGATCATTTATCCGGTGCTGCTGGCGATTGTCGTTTCGGTATTGGTCTTCAACTTAGCGAACAAGAAGTCGTTCGATACGACCTTGATTCGTGGCAACGGACTTCCCTTCTCGGTCAATCAGCAAGGGCTCGTTGATAACACCTTCCAAGTGAAGATCGTTAACCGGTTGGAAAAGAACGATACTTTCAAGTTCGCCATCGAGCCTGAGTTTCTCAATCTTAAAGTTCCAGATGACGTCACGTTGTCTCCGAAAGAAACGCAGTCGATCCCGGTGACCGTTACGGCAGAGAAAGCTGACTTCGAGGTCGGAAAAATTCACGCCAAGCTCACCATAACCAGTACAGATAATCAACAGACTCGGGTAATCAAATGTCAACTGTTCGGCCCTTAG
- a CDS encoding response regulator: protein MRVVVADDEPDMQDYFGKILSHLGHQVVGVCANGKELLEYCRREAPDLVITDLKMPEMNGDDALREIWTANAIPAILISAYQCPDWILQGDSLPPVRYLNKPINRAKLQSTLESFSDCELGKTVPMKKSEN, encoded by the coding sequence ATGAGAGTCGTTGTCGCCGACGATGAACCCGATATGCAGGATTACTTTGGGAAAATCCTTTCTCACCTGGGCCACCAGGTTGTAGGGGTCTGCGCCAACGGTAAAGAACTGCTGGAATATTGTCGCAGAGAGGCACCCGATCTTGTCATTACCGACCTGAAAATGCCAGAAATGAACGGCGACGATGCATTGCGAGAAATTTGGACCGCGAATGCGATTCCCGCGATCTTGATCTCTGCTTACCAATGCCCCGATTGGATCCTTCAAGGGGACTCGCTGCCGCCGGTTCGCTATCTGAACAAGCCGATTAATCGAGCCAAATTGCAGTCGACCTTGGAGTCGTTTTCGGACTGCGAATTAGGTAAAACAGTTCCGATGAAGAAATCGGAAAACTAA
- the ccoN gene encoding cytochrome-c oxidase, cbb3-type subunit I, producing the protein MSVIGKEQDMPADNSGSINSGHLETFSYDDKITRQFLTATVIWGMVAFLVGLFVAAELVIPNLSLGLEFLTFGRLRPLHTNAAIFAFAGNSIFAAIYYSTQRLLKTRMWSDTLSQLHFWGWQLIIVFAAVTLPLGITQSREYAELEWPIDILIALVWAGFFGVNFFMTLVVRRERHIYVAIWFYIATIITVAILHIFNNLVFPTGIFKSYSIYAGVQDAFMQWWYGHNAVAFFLTTPFLGLMYYFLPKAANRPIFSYKLSILHFWSLVFIYIWAGPHHLHYTALPEWASSLGMIFSIMLWMPSWGGMINGLLTLRGAWRKVTEDPVLKFFVVGITFYGMSTFEGPMLSVKAVNSLSHYTDWTIAHVHSGALGWNGFMTFGMIYWLLPRVFQTQLYSKKLAEWHFWLGLIGILLYIIPIYGVGVYQGLLWFAMNDQGQLMYPNFIQTTENLAPFYIIRVLGGLCYFAGGMMLSINVWKTWAARPAVYEVPEYQAAPLSKNYVEHPLEESKLAQVLGIAKMLDVFTRLGWHRNWEGRPLYFSVWVAIAVIVASLFEIIPTFMIRSNVPTIASVQPYTPLEIAGRDIYVAEGCYNCHSQMIRPILAETIRYGEYSKAGEFVYDHPFQWGSRRIGPDLAREGGRQSSAWHVFHFRDPGEFIPGSIMPAYPHFEQQDLNLSTLPERVKAAYYLGAPYSDEELENSIEIAQAQAKQIAKDIADQNGPEGLENKKVVALIAYIQRLGVDLFKSPPPSAEDEEPTAANSDEVARTAEEGEAK; encoded by the coding sequence ATGAGTGTGATTGGTAAAGAGCAGGACATGCCTGCGGATAATTCAGGTTCAATTAATTCCGGGCATCTGGAAACCTTTTCTTACGATGACAAGATCACCCGTCAGTTTTTGACGGCGACGGTCATCTGGGGAATGGTCGCCTTTTTGGTCGGCTTATTTGTCGCTGCCGAGTTGGTCATTCCCAACCTTTCGTTAGGACTCGAATTTCTAACTTTCGGTCGGCTGCGGCCGCTGCATACCAACGCAGCGATCTTTGCCTTCGCGGGGAACTCGATCTTCGCGGCGATTTACTACTCGACCCAGCGGCTGCTGAAAACTCGGATGTGGTCCGATACGCTCAGCCAGCTTCACTTCTGGGGGTGGCAGCTGATCATCGTGTTTGCTGCGGTGACCCTTCCCTTGGGGATCACGCAAAGTCGCGAATACGCCGAACTGGAATGGCCAATCGATATCTTGATCGCTTTGGTTTGGGCTGGTTTCTTCGGCGTTAACTTCTTCATGACGTTGGTGGTTCGCCGCGAACGCCATATTTATGTCGCGATCTGGTTTTACATTGCCACCATTATCACGGTTGCAATTCTGCACATCTTCAACAACTTGGTCTTTCCGACCGGGATTTTCAAAAGCTATTCCATCTACGCGGGCGTGCAAGACGCGTTCATGCAGTGGTGGTACGGGCACAACGCGGTGGCCTTCTTCCTGACAACGCCGTTCCTCGGTTTGATGTACTACTTCCTGCCGAAAGCCGCTAATCGCCCGATTTTCTCGTACAAGTTAAGTATTCTCCACTTCTGGTCGCTGGTGTTTATTTACATCTGGGCCGGTCCGCACCATTTGCATTACACGGCCTTGCCGGAATGGGCGTCGTCGTTAGGGATGATCTTTTCGATCATGCTGTGGATGCCGTCATGGGGCGGTATGATCAACGGTCTGCTGACGCTGCGTGGTGCGTGGCGAAAAGTGACCGAAGACCCAGTGCTGAAGTTCTTTGTGGTGGGCATTACCTTCTACGGTATGTCGACCTTTGAAGGGCCGATGCTCTCGGTCAAAGCGGTCAACTCCCTCTCGCACTATACCGACTGGACGATTGCTCACGTCCATAGTGGAGCGTTAGGTTGGAACGGCTTCATGACGTTCGGCATGATCTATTGGCTGTTGCCCCGAGTTTTCCAGACCCAGTTGTACAGCAAGAAACTTGCCGAATGGCACTTCTGGCTCGGCTTGATTGGGATTCTGTTGTACATCATTCCGATTTACGGCGTCGGTGTTTATCAAGGGCTGCTCTGGTTCGCGATGAACGACCAGGGACAGTTGATGTACCCCAACTTTATCCAAACGACGGAAAACCTTGCTCCGTTCTACATCATCCGCGTGCTTGGTGGCCTGTGCTACTTTGCCGGTGGCATGATGCTTTCGATCAACGTGTGGAAGACCTGGGCGGCTCGCCCGGCGGTGTACGAAGTGCCCGAATACCAAGCCGCTCCACTCAGCAAGAATTACGTCGAGCACCCGCTCGAAGAGTCGAAGCTTGCTCAGGTGCTGGGTATCGCCAAGATGTTGGATGTCTTTACCCGCTTGGGCTGGCATCGTAACTGGGAAGGTCGACCGCTGTACTTCAGCGTGTGGGTTGCGATTGCGGTGATCGTGGCTTCGCTGTTCGAGATCATCCCGACGTTCATGATTCGCTCGAACGTGCCGACGATTGCTTCGGTGCAACCGTACACCCCGCTGGAAATTGCAGGCCGCGATATTTATGTGGCCGAAGGGTGCTACAACTGCCACTCGCAAATGATCCGCCCAATTTTGGCCGAAACGATTCGCTACGGCGAATACTCGAAGGCAGGCGAGTTCGTGTACGACCACCCGTTCCAATGGGGATCACGCCGAATTGGTCCTGACTTGGCTCGTGAAGGGGGACGTCAATCGAGTGCTTGGCACGTGTTCCACTTCCGGGACCCAGGCGAGTTTATCCCTGGTTCGATTATGCCTGCTTATCCGCACTTCGAGCAGCAAGATCTGAATCTCAGCACGCTGCCTGAACGTGTTAAAGCTGCCTATTATCTGGGTGCTCCGTACTCAGACGAAGAGCTCGAAAACTCGATCGAAATCGCCCAGGCCCAGGCCAAGCAGATTGCAAAAGATATTGCCGATCAAAACGGCCCTGAAGGGCTCGAAAATAAGAAGGTCGTCGCGCTGATTGCCTACATTCAGCGACTTGGCGTCGACCTATTCAAGTCACCACCTCCGTCCGCCGAGGACGAAGAACCCACTGCGGCCAACTCGGACGAGGTGGCCCGCACGGCAGAAGAAGGAGAAGCGAAGTGA
- a CDS encoding protoglobin domain-containing protein: MTSDRPFLRRFEDLKRYIDWHSEDDQCSAELVARLTPHFEAIVTDFYDEIRRHATAFRVITGGQRQIARLKNSLTVWLHDALEAQYDADFLEKRRRIGRRHVEIGLDQIYVNAAFARIRGRLHEILTAQEDLSEDRRNVLKQSLDKRLDLDLAIMADAYHIEYQVRQVPVDHARLKQQKLLAVLSGDALAGAALETLYDQAVAYLMETFAGDFAEYLEYRPADQTFCLRSAAGWPLPEEDEPVDRCSQDAYFRFITSMRDCVGIEDHDLNTELSPPIRYREHRIVSSLQVAVRSEDDVYGILAVHFQKRRQFRASDYDFMVSMANLIANAVHRKGIESQRQQSEHQVRRLIDRLPAGAVYVAGHHLQVNQAVEVMTGHDREQLATIDDWNRLLVESSDYSSAQPDASAEGTIHQSEVRIVRPDGEQRIIAQLKFKSAVDEIWLLYDITEQEEQRRKQLQAERLAAIGQMITGLAHESRNALQRIQACTEMLELEFQPESAEMKLIGRLQQAQDDLQQLFDEVRNYAAPIILETRPTDLVQVCRQAWEQTMPLRRGRDTDLQLQWEQEVLIQADQFRLVQVFRNLFENALAACADPAIIRAEVSLADESLVRITVSDNGPGFDETIAKRMLEPFFTTKTKGSGLGMAIASRIVESHGGQIVPISQPGRGGKFLLSFPVAADAR; the protein is encoded by the coding sequence ATGACCTCCGACCGCCCTTTTCTTCGTCGCTTCGAGGATTTGAAGCGTTACATCGATTGGCACAGCGAAGACGACCAATGCTCTGCCGAACTAGTCGCGCGGCTGACGCCTCACTTCGAGGCGATTGTCACCGATTTCTATGACGAAATCCGTCGCCATGCGACTGCGTTCCGGGTGATTACCGGCGGCCAGCGGCAGATCGCGCGGCTGAAGAATAGTTTAACGGTCTGGCTGCACGATGCTTTAGAGGCCCAGTACGACGCCGATTTCTTGGAGAAACGTCGCCGCATTGGTCGGCGCCACGTAGAGATTGGGTTGGATCAAATCTACGTGAACGCCGCTTTCGCGCGGATTCGTGGGCGGCTGCATGAAATACTGACCGCTCAAGAAGATCTGTCGGAAGATCGGCGAAATGTGCTGAAGCAGTCACTCGATAAGCGACTCGATCTCGATTTGGCGATCATGGCCGACGCCTACCATATTGAATATCAGGTTCGCCAGGTACCAGTGGATCATGCCCGCCTGAAGCAGCAAAAGTTGCTGGCCGTGCTCAGTGGCGATGCTCTGGCTGGGGCCGCGTTGGAGACGTTATACGATCAAGCGGTCGCCTACTTGATGGAGACCTTCGCAGGGGATTTCGCCGAATATTTGGAATATCGCCCTGCGGACCAAACTTTCTGCTTACGTTCCGCCGCTGGCTGGCCGCTGCCTGAAGAAGATGAGCCTGTCGATCGTTGTTCGCAGGATGCCTACTTTCGCTTTATCACTTCGATGCGCGATTGTGTGGGGATTGAAGATCACGATTTAAATACCGAGCTCTCGCCCCCGATCCGTTACCGTGAGCACCGTATTGTCAGTAGTTTGCAAGTTGCCGTCCGTAGCGAGGACGACGTTTACGGCATTTTGGCGGTCCATTTTCAAAAGAGAAGACAATTCCGAGCTTCCGACTACGACTTTATGGTCTCGATGGCCAACTTGATCGCCAACGCGGTGCATCGCAAAGGAATCGAAAGCCAGCGACAGCAGAGCGAGCATCAAGTTCGTCGCTTGATCGACCGCCTGCCTGCTGGTGCCGTTTATGTTGCGGGGCACCATCTACAGGTGAACCAGGCCGTGGAAGTAATGACGGGACACGACCGAGAGCAACTGGCAACGATCGATGATTGGAACCGTCTGCTGGTCGAGAGTAGCGACTACTCGAGTGCTCAGCCAGATGCCTCTGCGGAGGGGACCATTCATCAGTCCGAAGTTCGCATTGTGCGCCCCGATGGCGAGCAGAGGATTATTGCCCAGCTTAAATTCAAATCGGCGGTCGACGAAATCTGGCTGCTTTACGACATTACCGAACAGGAAGAACAGCGAAGAAAACAGCTTCAAGCGGAACGGCTAGCAGCCATCGGGCAGATGATCACCGGCTTGGCGCACGAGAGCCGTAACGCCCTGCAGCGGATTCAGGCTTGTACCGAAATGCTGGAACTCGAGTTTCAGCCGGAATCTGCAGAAATGAAGCTGATTGGACGCTTGCAACAAGCCCAAGACGACCTGCAACAGTTGTTTGATGAAGTGCGTAACTATGCTGCTCCTATCATCTTAGAGACACGGCCGACCGATCTTGTCCAAGTTTGTCGGCAGGCCTGGGAGCAAACGATGCCGCTCCGGCGCGGGCGTGATACTGACCTACAATTGCAGTGGGAACAGGAAGTTCTGATCCAAGCAGACCAGTTTCGTTTGGTTCAGGTATTTCGGAATCTGTTCGAGAACGCCCTTGCTGCTTGTGCCGATCCCGCGATCATTCGGGCTGAAGTTTCGCTTGCTGATGAATCCCTCGTGCGGATCACCGTGTCTGATAACGGGCCTGGCTTCGACGAAACCATCGCCAAGCGGATGCTCGAGCCTTTTTTCACAACCAAGACCAAAGGTTCTGGCTTAGGCATGGCAATTGCATCTAGGATCGTCGAGTCCCACGGAGGACAAATTGTGCCGATCAGCCAACCGGGAAGAGGGGGGAAATTCCTGCTCTCGTTTCCCGTCGCAGCAGACGCCCGTTAG
- a CDS encoding sigma-54-dependent transcriptional regulator produces MKAQPERIDLLLVDDDEYLLEDVRSYFVKQKFRVQTATNATDALALVEKHAFHVAVFDMQLPDLSGLDLVRRFQEADADCQVVILTGEGSIETAVEAMKLGTTDYLTKPVRLKELEAVILRAAETYALRKQNQQLKGLIQQQSHGNNEMVGQSEPMQSVFRLIQRVGPTDKAVLIQGESGTGKELVAAAIHRSSPLADFPLVTVNCAALPEQLLESEMFGHEKGAFTGATAAKPGLFEVADGGTLFIDEIGELALPLQAKLLRVLEDGSFRRVGSIQERRADVRLIAATNRDLAAAAHAGQIREDLYYRLNVITITLPPLRLRQGDLALLVARFAGPEWTLEPGLIEALSRYDWPGNVRQLRNAVERAKILADGQQLELANFPEEVALAEEHATGSAELPADLGQLTRQHIEQVYQAHAGNKTKAAQALGVSRRTLYRLLEKYDIAHL; encoded by the coding sequence ATGAAGGCACAACCGGAACGCATCGATCTGCTGTTGGTCGATGACGACGAATACTTGTTGGAAGACGTGCGCAGCTATTTCGTCAAGCAGAAGTTTCGCGTGCAGACGGCAACCAACGCGACCGATGCGCTGGCCCTGGTCGAAAAGCATGCGTTTCACGTTGCGGTCTTCGATATGCAATTGCCCGATCTGAGCGGCTTAGATCTCGTTCGCCGATTTCAAGAGGCGGACGCTGATTGCCAGGTGGTGATTCTCACGGGGGAAGGCTCGATCGAAACGGCGGTCGAAGCGATGAAGCTTGGAACGACCGATTATCTGACCAAGCCGGTGCGTCTGAAAGAACTAGAAGCCGTGATCTTGCGGGCAGCCGAAACATACGCCCTGCGAAAGCAAAACCAGCAGCTAAAAGGCTTAATTCAGCAGCAATCGCACGGCAATAATGAAATGGTCGGGCAATCGGAACCGATGCAAAGCGTGTTTCGCTTGATTCAACGCGTTGGCCCGACCGATAAAGCGGTTCTCATCCAAGGTGAAAGTGGCACCGGCAAAGAGCTGGTCGCGGCGGCTATCCATCGTAGCAGTCCGCTGGCCGATTTTCCCTTGGTAACGGTCAACTGCGCGGCCCTGCCGGAACAGCTTTTAGAAAGCGAAATGTTTGGCCACGAGAAGGGAGCGTTCACCGGAGCAACCGCCGCGAAACCAGGGCTTTTCGAGGTCGCCGACGGGGGCACTTTGTTCATTGATGAGATCGGTGAACTCGCGTTACCGCTGCAAGCAAAGCTGTTGCGCGTGCTGGAAGATGGCTCTTTTCGGCGGGTTGGTTCCATTCAGGAACGCCGCGCCGACGTTCGCTTGATTGCTGCCACTAATCGCGATTTGGCTGCGGCGGCTCACGCCGGCCAGATTCGCGAAGACCTTTATTATCGCTTGAACGTCATCACGATTACCTTGCCTCCCCTGCGGCTGCGTCAGGGAGATTTGGCGTTGCTCGTGGCTCGCTTTGCTGGGCCAGAATGGACGCTAGAGCCCGGGCTGATCGAGGCCCTTTCGCGCTACGATTGGCCCGGCAACGTCCGGCAACTTCGCAATGCGGTGGAACGCGCCAAAATCTTAGCGGATGGCCAACAACTGGAACTGGCAAACTTCCCTGAGGAAGTCGCCCTGGCCGAGGAACACGCCACGGGTTCCGCCGAACTACCTGCCGACCTGGGACAACTCACGCGGCAACACATCGAGCAAGTTTATCAGGCCCATGCTGGCAATAAGACAAAAGCCGCCCAGGCGCTGGGAGTCAGCCGACGAACGCTGTACCGGCTGTTAGAGAAGTACGATATCGCCCATCTGTGA
- a CDS encoding cupin domain-containing protein produces MNLGNTSEDVISISTTGEWPDAVRSEVLLKSDRLRVVRIVMAAGACLKEHSAPGDLLVQCCQGKVAFSLGQKLHTLEPGQLIFVPDRLAHAVEAIENAQLLLTIALDS; encoded by the coding sequence ATGAATCTAGGCAATACTTCCGAAGATGTTATTTCGATTTCGACGACCGGCGAGTGGCCAGACGCGGTTCGGTCGGAGGTGCTGCTGAAATCAGATAGGCTGCGAGTGGTGCGAATCGTCATGGCGGCGGGGGCTTGCTTGAAAGAGCATTCCGCCCCAGGCGATTTATTGGTTCAATGTTGCCAAGGAAAGGTTGCCTTTTCCTTAGGACAGAAGCTCCACACCCTAGAGCCTGGTCAATTGATCTTCGTTCCGGATCGCTTGGCTCACGCAGTCGAAGCGATTGAAAATGCACAACTACTGTTAACGATTGCTCTCGACTCGTAG
- a CDS encoding cbb3-type cytochrome c oxidase N-terminal domain-containing protein, with amino-acid sequence MSSNTQQDPIKEDGHIPDDPLTDHSYDGIREFDNPMPGWWKALFWGSIVWSAVYWLYYENGLTPDRSVIAAYDRALAANMEKQFSEIGELKPDRATILKFTKEPKWLAFGKSVFQTNCVSCHGNNAEGKIGPNLTDDKWKNVSKVEDIPKIIANGAGGNAMPAWKDKLNENEIVLLASYLLSVHGTVPPGSGLAPIKGETKVISDLDESADAPAGEEPQPGAEPGKDETTKTDAAPQSGEASK; translated from the coding sequence ATGAGCAGCAATACGCAGCAAGATCCAATCAAGGAAGATGGCCACATCCCTGACGATCCGTTGACCGATCACTCGTACGACGGCATTCGCGAATTCGACAATCCGATGCCAGGTTGGTGGAAGGCATTGTTTTGGGGTTCGATTGTTTGGTCGGCCGTTTACTGGTTGTACTACGAAAACGGCCTGACGCCCGACCGTTCGGTAATCGCCGCTTACGATCGCGCGTTGGCCGCCAACATGGAAAAACAGTTTTCCGAGATCGGCGAATTGAAACCTGACCGGGCGACGATTCTCAAGTTCACGAAAGAGCCTAAGTGGCTTGCTTTCGGCAAGTCGGTTTTTCAAACGAACTGCGTCTCGTGCCATGGAAATAATGCCGAGGGAAAAATTGGCCCTAACCTAACCGACGACAAATGGAAGAATGTTAGTAAGGTCGAAGACATTCCTAAAATCATCGCCAATGGTGCCGGTGGTAACGCGATGCCGGCTTGGAAAGACAAGCTGAACGAGAATGAGATCGTGCTGCTGGCTTCGTACTTGTTGTCGGTGCATGGAACGGTTCCGCCAGGATCGGGCTTGGCCCCCATTAAAGGTGAAACCAAAGTCATTTCCGACTTAGATGAATCGGCGGACGCACCCGCCGGCGAAGAGCCTCAGCCAGGCGCGGAGCCTGGTAAGGACGAGACGACAAAAACCGACGCTGCGCCTCAGAGTGGCGAAGCGTCCAAGTAA